The stretch of DNA aaccttgaattacacctataactttcctcatttacagggagaagatttgaagattgcaatatttttcccggacaccaatctctccgagatcttttcagctgcagcagattttaaaatgtgaaaacagtgaaattgttttggggtgagtgttagtgagcattaatttaaattcagagcatgctctgattccatggatctcgggCTACTGTGATTCCTTTACCATGGATGGTGAGGCAATGGAGCATGTGATAGtgttattggattagtaatacagggatccagggcaatgcactgtgaaccctgggttcgaatcccacaatggcagatgttgaaatttgaattcagtaaaaatctagaattggaagtccattgatgacaattgttgtaaaaatccatctgatttaataatgtcctttaaagaaggaaatctaccacatcccccagcaatgcaagccactcagttcaaggacaatgagttatgggcaatagatgctgatgcagccagcacatagagtcatagagcaatacagcacggaaacaggcccttgggcccaactgatccatgccaaccatggtgccctcccagctagtcccaattgcccatgtttggctcatatccctctaatcctttccaattcatttacttatccaaatgctttttaaatgtttaaacctgctgtttgaacctgcctcaaccactttctctggcagctcattccatgtacacaccaccctctgcatgaagaagtttcccctcaggtctcttttaatcttttccctctcatcttaaacctaggccctctagttttcaattctcctaccctggcaaaaagacaatgtgggttcatcctatctatgccccgtattatttaatacacctcaatatGGTCACCCCCATATTCTCCTACGTTCGAAGGAATAAatccctagcctgtccaacctctcacGATCActcggcaacatcctcataaatcttctttgcactctttccagtttatcaatgtctttcctattacagggttacaaaaactgtacacaatactccaagtgcagcctcaccaacgactcatacaactataacacccaactcctgtactcaggaTCATTGAacatattccagttagacagatctttgactgacaagggtgtcaagggttatggggaacagacaagaagatggagcaaaagctaagatgtggggggatttcttcactcaacgatgtggtaaagctttggaattctcaatccctgaggacagtgaagcctcagtcatcaactattttcaagagagcgattgattggtttctagatattgaagatatcaagggatatgggtttagtgtggggagaatgatgctgaggtagatgaacgaattatctcattgaatagtttaaaaggctcgatgggccaaatggccgactgcagctcctatttgttatggtctctgtgtccaggacaggaagcagtgaacatggatctgtcaatcagcctcaatcagcaccttcaggagaattgggagggtgaatattagatacagcagagtgagaatggagggagagtgtgtgggatggagattcacagatttttgggactgaaataggaaagaatgttccatagaaactagaattgtctgttctgaatttctatcctgtactgacactgatgacttttgtaaattcattttacaggatattgaaagaggaatcacaggctgaaatctcaaatgtcATGTCAGATCtgacagtcatattccttgggatctgaatatcatcagccattgaatctagagagagaaatgattgtccagtttgtcgatttgaaaagagttcgaccatcagtgtgactggaaaagtaccaacacactgccacactggaGTGAGAGTGTTCTAGTGCtcggactaaagagctttaaccagttacacagcctgaataaatatcacaccattcacagcagggagagactgtacccgtgttctgtgtgtggacgaggcttgaactgattgtccacccaagacagaggtcaggacacctgcaccatggagaaaccatggaaatgtggggactgtgggaagagatacagagccccctctctgctggaaactaatcggcgcagccacactggggagacaccattcacttgctctcagtgtggggagggattcagtcatttatccagcccgcggacacaccagcgagttcacactggggagagaccgttcacctgccctcagtgtgggaagggattcacttgttcatcccacctgcggaggcaccagcgagttcacactggggagagaccatttacatgtcctcagtgtgggaagggattcacttgttcatcccacctgcagacacaccagcgagttcacactggggagaggccattcagctgctctcattgtgggaagggattcactcagttatccaacctgcggaaacaccagcgagttcacactggggagaggccattcagctgctctcagtgtggggagggattcacttgttcatccagcctgcagaggcaccagcgagttcacactggggagagaccattcacctgctctgattgtggcaagggattcagtcaatcatccaacctggtaaagcaccagcgaattcacagtggggacaggccattcacctgctccgtgtgtgggaagggattcactcagtcacctcacctgctgaaacaccatcatgttcacgagtgactgcaaggactgaattttgctgttaatcacatcgaggtcccaaccattttcattggtgtctgtttctgctgatgttaataaaccctggcccagttgtaagatttgtattgtggattgtcttgtctgagtcctgaactcgtaaataaaaacaagaagtgctgtaaaaactcagcaggtctgacagcatctctggagagaaacagagataatgttttgacactgaagaagagtcacattcaactggaaacattaattGTTCCTGActttacagattctgtcagacttactgagattttgcagcaacttctgcttttagaatgacggtgaatgctggatacatgaatcagagattggtgtaaaactgggatctgctcctaaatgaaagtgaaacagcagATTAAAGTTTCCAGTCTGGAAAGTACTATGGTTATTATACTATATCTACCattttaaggctggttttaatcatttaaaataaacctgtttaaaatatatttgttaaagtcagtattaaaatatgagttggatgagttcacaggagcctgttaaccgctgggacaattattcaacaaacattggatctccagatagagaagaagctgcagtttgtttgcaggaattccctgttttattgatgtgtgtgtgttagacatcaggataactaaaaatacacaaacctggacatcaatggtgatctgattgacagttactctgggaatcactcccactgtgaaacctcagcactgacactgctgaatgttgtcggctcagggagtgggacctccaggagtggactgtaaaaaagctgggtttcagtatcctgagtaatatatggtgaggaaccagaaaaacccttactgaggaactgtctggggttttaccagtgtaggttcaggggcgaatgattcctgactccctgaaatgtctgatattgaacccagtttgcaacaagattcattcagtttccaggagaatagagacaaatatcacccacaactgagagtgtgaactcgctggtgtgtctgcaggtgggatgaacaagtgaatcccttcccacactgatcaatgacttggatgaagccagaattgatgatacaaagataggtagaaaagcaagttgtgagggtgTTACAAAAAATCTataagggacacagataagttacctgaatggacagaaaaatggcagatggagtatagtgcgggaaagtgggagcttttccactttggcaggaagattagAGAAGCAGAAAATTGTTTAAATatacaggaactgaagaatactgccgcagagaggaatctgggtgtccttgtacatgaaccgtgaaaaaataggatgaaggtacagcaagtaaagaagGCGGCAAATGAagtgttggactttactgcaagggggtggagtttgaaaaagggaacttgctgcacctacacaggacattgctgagatagcagctggaatactgtgtacggttttggtctccctactcattggaatgagttcagagaaagttcaccaggcccattcctaagatgaaggtgttgtcttttgaggaaaggttgtgaaggtgtggggagaattctcccatcccacccaccacaggaatcgtagcaggccggggggtggaccacacaaaggtcctttgacctcgggggggggattctccagttttgtggAAGTGATGCCACAGAATCCAACTCGTTGTCTTTTGGGGAAAGATTGCACCTATACTCATtaggtttggaagaatgagcagtgaacattctgaaacatataagattctcatgGACAGTTGACAGGCGAGAGGCCAAGAGGATGATTCATGAAGGAGTCTTGAACTTGGTGCCACAGATCTACAAGGAAACCAAGGGTATTGTTTTAGCCCTTACAGACACCAATACTTCATCCTCAGTTTTAGTCAGGTTAGTCAGAGGTTTAGTCAGGTGTGGTGaaagcttcaaccaatcatctggccttttggaacataattgcagtcacagggagatgccatggaaatgtggggattgtgggaagaacataagaaccaggagcaggagtaggccatctggcccctcgagcctcatggctgatctttttgtggactcagctccacttacacgccctctcaccatagcccttaattcctttcctgttcaataatttatccttgccttaaaaacattcaatgaggtagccccaactgcttcactgggcagggacttccacagattcacaaccctttgtgtgaagaagttcctcctcaactcagtcctaaatctgcttccccttattttgaagctatgcccccgagttctagtttcacccgccagtggaaacaacttccctgcttgtatcgtatctattcccttaatcttatatgtttctataagatctcccctcattcttctgaattccaatgagtatagccccaatttactcagtctctcctcataagccaaccctctcaactctggaatcaacctagtgaatctcctctgcaccccctccagagccagtatatcctttctcaagtaaggagaccaaaactgtacacagtactccaggtgtggcctcaccagcaccttatacagctgcaacataacctcactgtttttaaactccatccctctcgcaatgaaggataaaattccatttgccttcttaattacctgctgcacctgcaaaccaactccttgagattcctgcactaggacacccaggtccctctgcacagcagcatgctgcaattttttaccatttaaataatagtcaattttgctgttatttccatcaaaatggatgacctcacatttaccaacattgtactccatctgccagaccctcgcccactcactgagactatctatatccctttgcagactttcaacgtcctctgcacactttgctctgccacccatcttagtgtcatctgcgaactttgacgcactacacttggtccccaactccaaatcatccatgtaaaacaaacaattgcggtcccaacactgatccctgcggcacaccactagtcactgatcgccaaccagaaaaacacccatttacccccactctttgctttctgttagttaaccaatcctctatccatgctaatatattacccgtaacaccgtgcacctttatcttatgtagcagtctttggtgcggcaccttgtcaaatgccttctggaaatccagatacaccacatccacaggttccccattgtccactgcacatgtaatgttctcaaagaattccaccaaattagtcaaacatgaccttcccttcatgaacccatgctgcgtcttaccaatgggacaatttatatccagatgtctcgctatttcttccttgatgatagattcaagcattttccctacgacagaagttaagctaaccggcctatagttacccgccttttgtctacctccttttttaaacagtgatgtcacatttgctgttttccaatctgcgggaaccaccccagagtccagcgaattttggtaaattaccactggtgcatttgttatttcccccgccatttcttctagtaccctgggatgcattccatcaggaccaggagacttgtctacctttagccccattaacttgcccaacactacctctttcgtgataatgatagtttctaggttctcacctgccatagccttcctgtcatcaatttatggaggttctcttgtttacaataatctACCTAattgtaaatcacaccaggttctagTGACTTAACCAtctggcaagaaagaacactttaaatggtgaattcagaaagtttattaatcattaaaaatgtgacaactcagaaagataaaaaacaaaGTATCGATTAACACTTAATGGAGAAAGCTtcactttaacaattgaacagacttctctccatccctctcagaccaggacatgaagcgACGGCTCTGCAAACAGGggtaacttgtaaaaccaacagctctcaacacctctctgtaaacatctctccctccatctctctctaccaAATTGGCTTCTCAAGACCCCTTTCTTattctttaaaaatgtcaaacGCCCACCTTAgcaaattcccataaatcttcaattataaactaaaataaatatgaattttcaggcgatttaaaaacaaatgaactgtctgctgaaaaggTTAACTttcctacagaacctaaaggggggggggagtgagcagcaaaaacttggcacacaattacatcactttacacaagtttaaaaaacttctctaacaataaaacaaacttgattttaaacttcatctattaagtttttttgttatattcctcaacgtaattattttaatttgatcagtttttgttagggatgggtaacttctgttctttataaactggttcactcttttaaaaaaattctacatgggctcagagaatcagaacccagactttatcatccttatcctttttctccctttgccaccactccctctgttttgcgtaaACATTTTATCCTAAAAgttaaatactgtggatgctggaatttgaaacaaaaatcgaaaatgctggaacatctcaacaggtctgacagcatctgcggagagagaacagagccaatgtttcgaagtTATGAAGTGtcgtccagactcaaaacgttggctctattctcaaatCATTTTATCAACAAGTTTCtttttcttagtttccaaatggcaggtaagaacctgtccggtccccactcgagctctgatttttcactggccatgcttgggtaagattataaccattagaatctactctcagaggtccgcttttcagtccagtgctacttggagtataccgtcacttcaccgactattgGGTCACaaatccctcacagttcttatcacaaatttaggataaattaatttaaacatgCCTGAGAACACTTCTTAATTTCTTGACCAACTACCTACCATTGTTTGccgattggtcagaccccctgtTCACAGATTCGGGTCtctcagctgctgaacaccagATGGTCCTTCAATAAATTTAACtcgaactcattctgagtaaatattctcaccaggtcctctgttggggccctgctaagcagctttaatggtccgtgattgcagaaactgagcaatcacaggaatgtggtcaaaatAGTCCAGTCCtataatctgcagtccttcaattataacagaatatgtgactgtatgtagctgccccggccgtggtcaaccccaacactgccttcctgaactgctacaatgcctggggtgtaggtacacccacagtgctgttagggagggatttccagctacacattccagactttcactggactgtaggtggataccagattgatatattccattcaaccacacacaaggtgagttattccaattccgttattgtccaggacaatatattcacaatatctttaaaacagaaattaaacattcccatttgatttcaggtagtaacatattctgttagtttgttcgttattgtcgatgtcaggctggggttgttccccttggagcaaaggaggttgaggggagatttgatagaggtggacaagattctgacaggtttagataaggtggacaaagaaaagctgttcccattagctgatgggacaaggatgagggggtcacagatttatggttttgggtcagagatgcagggggggatgtgaggaagaatattttgatgctgtgaatggtaatgacctggaactcgctgcctacgagggtggaggaagtggagacaataaacaattacaaaggaaattggatgggcattggggggtttcaaacagaaatgctgactaaatatctctgaacttcctcacacccggtcactctgtgatccttgtgaaatttgaaaccaggtattcgcaacaagactcaaagagcatcagcccactggaggcagttgtgagaccggccagtccagcagaaagaaaccctccgaccctctccattgactaactgtgagaatgaataaaatgcagtcctgggtgtaattgagagcagaaacaacaacagcagaatccaacccctggaatcactcgtgaacttgttggtgtctcagcagggaggATGaaacactgaatcccttcccacattgagagcaaatgaatggcctctcccctgtgtgaactcgctggtgtatctgcaggctggatgagtcagtgaatctcttcccacacgaagggcaggtgaacggcctctccccagtgtgaactcgcaggTGTTTCTGCAAGTTGGATAAgtcattgaatcccttcccacactgagagcaggcgaacggtttttccccagtgtgaactcgctggtgtgtccgtaggatggataatcgagtgaatcgctccccacactgagagcaggtgaacggtttctccccagtgtgaactcgctggtgtgtccgcaagttggatgactgagtgaatccctctccacactgagagcaggtgaacggtctctccccagtatgaacaagctggtgtgtccgcaggttggatgaccgagtgaatcccttcccacactgagagcaggtgaatggcctctccccagtgtgaacccgctggtgtgtccgcaggctggataactgactgaatctcttcgcacactgagggcaggcgaacggtctctccccagtgtgaactcgctggtgtctccgcaggctggatgacaaagtgaatcccttcccacacaccgaacaggtgaacggcctctccccattgtgactgcgtcgatgaatttccagatcAGATGGagctttgaatcccttcccacagtccccacatttccacggtttctccatggtgcgggtgtccttgtgactctccaggttaaacaatcagttaaaactcacacagaacacaagtacagtctctccccgctgtgaatgctgcgatgtattttcaggctgtgtatctGGTTAAAGCTTTttcctcagtgcactggaacactctcaattgagtgtgtctgtgtctcggtgcttttccagtgatgctgatgtttaaaatcttctgtagcagacagaacagagaaacatttctccttctagattcaaaggccgatgatattcggGTCCAGATGAATTGAGTGAGTCTGTCAGatatttggtttgagatttctgtctgtaaatcttcaccttctgatatcctgtaaaaggagtttataaaaaccatcactgtcactacaggatagaaattcagaacacagttctagtttctgtggagcattctttcctctcattccccaaaagctgtaaatctccatcccacacactctccctccattctcactctgctgtatctaatattcaccctcccaattttcctgaaggtgttgattcaggttgattgacagatccatgctcactgcttcctgtccagcacagaaatcataaCTCAAAGCAGCTGCAATCAGTTATTCGCCACATTGAGTCCGCtcaaccattcatagaatcatagaatctacagtgcaggaggaaggcattaggcccatcgagcctgcaccaacaacaatcccaaccagttccaatccccgtaaccccccatatttacccttcgaatcccccaacactaagggtcaatttatcatggccaatcaacccaatccacacatctttggattgtgggaggaaaccagagcactggaggaaacccacgcagagatcatgcaaactccacacagacagtgacccaagccaggaatggaagccAGGTccgtgacgctgtgagacagccgtgataaccactgagccaccgtgccgcccagatgtaCCTTAGCACCATTTTCTCCACAGTATCCCCTGGATCCCTTGATATCCCTTgatatcatgggcggcacggtagcacagtggttagcactgctgcttcacagctccagggacctgggttcgattcccggcttgggtcactgtctgtgtggagtttgcacattctcctcgtgtctgcgtgggtttcctccgggtgctccggtttcctcccacagtccaaagacgtgcaggttaggttgattggctatgctaaaaattgcccttagtgtcctgagatgcgtaggttagagggattagtgggtaaatatgtagggatatgggggtagggcctgggtgggattgtggtcggtgcagattcgatgggccgaatagcctctttctgtactgtagggtttctatgatcttgaatatctagaaacctatcaaaCCCTtacttgaaaattcttgatgactgagctTTACAGTcctctgaggtaaagaattccaaagcttcaccagATCCTTGAGTGAAAAAATCCCATCTCATCTTCGCTTTCTCTCCAAATAAATGTACTTTATTACAGGACCATAAATAAAATCTAATCTGTACAATAGAACAaaactagacatatctctgtcctctaTTAGTTTgttcccttaaatgtcagccatctccggtGGAAACcagcctttaattgtgaacatcaggaaagagaccatccttttagccagataaataaatgtgtcaagctgagggagcaaaggatgtcaatgtctttaagagagagagacttggggcaacctttccagagtctgcagcctccctggattcacttcctttcccttcagttgctgcaagtccccaatttcccccagaatgagaaaagaaatggaaagggggagaaaagaaagtgttttactcacagatgttggtttctttttatttatcacaaatacgttaatacaaagcaattacaaatacacaaaaaatacattaccaatggctaacgccatccatttatcagttactatcttctatttcggaagggttcactaacggtcatagttttccagggcattgccctctcaatacacctccaattacaaatcataatctacaaagtgacaaacattagtacaacacaacaagaataaacattgcagcatatccgccgccctccagggcaccgcctcccgggtttttcccctgccgggggatgcaaccctccagaggtACTCAGGTCCGGGGGTTCCACCTGACAGATGTTCGACTGGAGGCGGGGGGACaggaaaaccaccccgaacctactcaatccggactgccttccggattttcggctggggcggtgggaaaagctctccgggatactcaattcggcctgccttcccaatttttctcccggagaacaaaaccccccccggtgttacccctctgggtgccccggacactttccacaactggatgtcacaccccccgggggtcactctatccagggggggggggggggggggataccccccaggccacaaacaatgcaaagattttccgttggttagtacaaacacgatattacaaaacaattacaaatgaacaaagaacaaatctgaaaaatacattaccgatggctaacaccatccatttatcaattactaccttccatttcggaagggttcatcatcaattacagttttccagggcattgccctcaaaatacacctccatttacaaatcataatctacaaatctacaaacattaacacaacactacaactgtacacaacaaaaaataaacactgaagcataagggcaccgtcccctgggtttgtccacctgccgggggatgcaaccctccagtggtactcatatccgggggttacaccttacggatgttcagccggaggggggaaatggggaaaccaccccgaacctactcaatccggaatcccttcgggaatttcagccggggcggtgggagagtctctccagggtactcagttcgggcctgccttcccaatttttctcccggagaataaaaatccctctggtgttactatgtccggggcttcaccacccagaacttttcccaagtggatgtcacaccccccgggggtgactttatccagggggggatgccccccaggccacaaataacgcaagaaaatagacgggggccggaacaaaccaccaactaccataacaggaaaaccacatattacaataacaaacaatccatgaacaaccatacaattgtgaaacatttcggaggcatcgccttccagagcttcgcccatcaacattccaccgtccgaagttgacaacgctcaactacagtcctccaaagtccaccactccgggccagaacttccaaaatcacacccactggggctgcaccgtctggggtcacaccttccgcggctgaaccttccgaaaccatagttcccaaatggctcctccctggcctgggtcttccgagattgcatccACCCGGGCCAcacctttcaaggcacaggaatcccagcgagagcagcattcaacaagccccagccgaaacaaaaagttcttgcacaagtcacgaacccaagcacttgaaacagaaacttcacgccgaccaaggcgttcctcccagcggccacatttccaaaagctcaccgcaaggcgcgcattaagcccgccttgaactccttatcctctgcccgccccctgcctggagcacactatactggccaacacgcaaagcgaacggccaatatggtggactggctggacaatccaatctttcccactcacagatgttggtttctttttgtttattaca from Mustelus asterias unplaced genomic scaffold, sMusAst1.hap1.1 HAP1_SCAFFOLD_77, whole genome shotgun sequence encodes:
- the LOC144483716 gene encoding uncharacterized protein LOC144483716; protein product: MEKPWKCGDCGKGFKAPSDLEIHRRSHNGERPFTCSVCGKGFTLSSSLRRHQRVHTGERPFACPQCAKRFSQLSSLRTHQRVHTGERPFTCSQCGKGFTRSSNLRTHQLVHTGERPFTCSQCGEGFTQSSNLRTHQRVHTGEKPFTCSQCGERFTRLSILRTHQRVHTGEKPFACSQCGKGFNDLSNLQKHLRVHTGERPFTCPSCGKRFTDSSSLQIHQRVHTGERPFICSQCGKGFSVSSSLLRHQQVHE